From the genome of Phoenix dactylifera cultivar Barhee BC4 chromosome 17, palm_55x_up_171113_PBpolish2nd_filt_p, whole genome shotgun sequence:
GCCAGCCAGCCAGCCCTGGCCGCAAGAAATTAAAGAGAAAGCCAccagagagaaggagagaagcaccaatccaaaagaaagaagaagagccaTGCCACTACTAGCTACTACCTTCCAAGGGAAAGCAAGCAAGAACGCCAGCATATGGGCAGCACTGATGAAGTCCTATTTCTCCTGTTTTCCAGTGGCTGACTTTTAAAGATAGAGCTGATAGCAGTGCAGATCTGAGACTTCCTAGCTCTATTATTTTAGTATAGtagtgaaaaggaaaaaagaagaaggaaagaaagcaaaattttgaagaagaagaagaagaagagaggcaaTAAATAAGATCAGGAAGATGCAGTCAGGATATGGAAGCGTATCGGAGATCCAGCAATTCATGATGGAGAATTGCGGCAGCTCCATCTTCTCCATCTCGTCCGCCACCCCTCCGAACCCCTCGGTGGCGACCGGCGCGGCCGACATCCATGCCGCCACCTCCCAGCCTCTCAGGTACCGCCCTCTCCACCACGCCCACCCCAGCCCCCACCaccaccagcagcagcagccccAGACCCCGTCGCCGCTCCCGCCACACTTCTCCCATTTCCACTCCATCCCGATCACTCAGCAGCTCTTCCAGCAGAGCCACCAGTTCCAGCTGTTCCACCCCCAGCCCCAGGAGCAAAGAAGGCTGATCCCCCAGCACCAGCTAGGCTTGGATCAGGAGTCGGGCCCCGAGAACTCGactggaggcggcggcggcggaggaggaggaggaggagggccgAGTTTTCTTGCTGCCACGATGAATTTCAAGCTGGCGGTGAATGAGAGCAGCGGCGGGGGCAGCCGTGAGGGGCTGAATGACGAGGACAGCATCCTCCAGGGCGACGAGGGATCCGAGAGCCGGCTCCATCACCACTGgcagagagaggaggaatcggccATCAAGGAGCCCCCATGGTAATTCCGCACCCACTCTTCTCTCATCTAGTCTCCATCTCTTAGCAAGAAGATCTCAGTTTGGTTGTTGGAATTTTTCCAAATTTAGTTCTTTAAATTCTTCGTTTCAGCTAGTTTTCCTCCTCCTCTAACTAAGCTAAGGAACTGACCTGGCTAGCATTAATGCATGACTATGAGGCTTAAGAGAAATATATGACAAATAGAAACAGTTAAATTAGCAAACACATGATGATGATTCCTAAGGCCTGCTTTTAGATCAATCATGGGGAAATGAACGGAAGgaaatgaaaagtttggctCAGAGAAGACCTTGCAAAAGAAAGACTAAAAGAAAAGCGAAGCTCTTTTCCGAATCTCTCCTTTCTCGTGTCTTTCTCCATGGAAAAATGTGGGATTTTTTTAAGTTGTAAAATTTACTAACTTCGAAGATTTCTATTTGCTACAAGTGATTTTGAATTATGAATCCTTGTTCgccgttttttttttctccttctcttcttctttatctctctttctttggcTTGCTATCATTGCAGGAGGCCCCTGGATATTGATTACGTTAACAGGAGCAACAAGAGGTACAAGGAGAAGGAGCCCGAGACACCAACAAACAAGTACTGCAAGAAGAGCAAAGAGGGAGCCGAGCCGGACCCCGGCGGCCACATaaacggcggcggcggcagcaaCTACAAGCTTTTCAGCGAGCTCGAGGCCATCTACAAGCCCGGCGGCAGCACTATGGGTGGTGGTGGTGCCAACCGAGCCGGCTCTGGCTCTGCGCTTACCGGCGACGAGACCGCCCTCATGCCCGCCGCCAATAACCCTCCAGGACTGCCAGCTGATCACCTCGTTGGTGGCTCGGAGACGTCGGCCGGAGAGGAGGCGCCGGTGAAGAAATTTTCCAAGGGAagtgggaggaggaagaggaagcggCGGCAGCAGAAGCAGCTGAGCTCGATCGCCGCCTTCTTCGAGAACCTGGTGAAGCAGCTGATGGACCACCAAGAGAGCCTCCACCGGAAATTCTTGgaagtgatggagaggagggacCAGGAGAGGACGGTCCGGGAGGAGTCCTGGCGGCGGCAGGAGGCCGCCAAGTCCAGCCGCGAGGCTGCCGCCCGGGCCCAGGAGCGGGCCCTCGCCTCCTCCCGGGAGGCCGCCATCATCTCCTTCCTCGAGAAGATCACCGGCGAGACCCTCCGCCTCCCCGAGAAGCCCCAATTCGAAGTCCAATTCCCCAAAGAACCTGCTGAAACCACCGAAAACCTCCCGGCGGAGCCCTCGACTGCTGTGAACAATGGCGATAGCAGCGCCAACAAGGTCCATTTCAACGCGAGCCGGTGGCCAAAGGCCGAGGTTCACGCGCTGATCCGGGTGCGAAGCGGGCTCGAGTCGAGGTTCCAGGAGCCCGGACTGAAGGGTCCCCTCTGGGAGGAGGTAAGCGCGACGATGGCCGCCATGGGCTACCACCGGAGCGCGAAGCGGTGCAAGGAGAAGTGGGAGAACATCAACAAATACTTCAGGAAGACAAAGGAAAGTGGCAAGAAGCGGCCACAGCACTCCAAGACCTGCCCTTATTTCCACCAATTGGACCAGCTCTACTCCAAGTCCCTCAACAAGTCCCAAcccgcttcctcctcctcccccaatGCCAATGTAGCCAGTGCTACCACTTCCGGCACGGCCACCGATCAAGGGAAGGACCACTGCGAGCTCCTCGACGCCATCATCGTGTCCACCGATCAGCAAGGCTTCAAGTTCCCCGACATGAGCTCGTTGCAGTTTGATTTCAATGGCAAAGGCAAGGACAGCAACGACCTCCATCGCCAAGCCGGGAACAATGGCGAAGAAGATGAGGACGACGATGACGAAGAGGGAGGAGGTAGAGAAAAGgcggaggaaagagaagaaggagaaggggagaGCCAAGTTCAACCCCACCAAGAGGAGCACCACCAACATGACTCCAGCCTCTTCTTCCAATGTCTCCAATCCTAAAGCTAGTTAAtttacctccaagaggtaatcCTCTTCCATGTTGATTGATCGACCGCTCCCGGCCCCTTTGCAATGCTTTCATATTGTTTTAATTCGAACTAGAAACTAGCTCAGGACATATCATTAGTAGCTCTAGTAAATGAATAAGATCATGGTTGCATATTAATCCCACTAGGGAGTAAATCTGTTCGTCACCATCATCACTTCCCTCTCATCCATTTCCATTCTCCTCATAGCTTACAAGACTGAATATGCTCTTCTCAGCTTCGAGTAAGAATTAACAAGAACTAAAAGCAGCAGGACAAAGGCATGCACCATGTCATCCAAGTCCTTTTTCTAAGTTTCCAGATTGCCACGGTTACCGATATAGTAATGTGGATGCTCTCCGGGCTTGCATGGGCTAGAGGGAGACGAGCGTTCTGTATTAAGCTAATGGTTGTTGGAGTTTGAATGGATCTGAGAGAGATGGAGAGTCGTGACGGGGAGCGTGCGTGAGTTTGCGGTGTCGGGAGGGCGTGACGTCAGTGATTGAAACCCGCACGGCGCTGGTCATGCACGAGGCCTGCAGAGGGGGGGCTCCGCTCGGGCCCCACCCGCTTTCAAGCCCATTTAAAAACACTCAGAGACGatcgagagagaagagagagaaagcattctctctcctctccaaccctctctctctctcttctcttgctTGTTTTCTTCCCTCTATCCCCACCTCCTCGTCTAATTTTGTACGGCGTGGGCTCTTAAATCGCTGGTCCACCTCTCGGCATACGAATGTCCTCTCCTCTCCACCCATCATTCCCCCGGTAAGCGGCCTCGGCGCCCGCTTTGACACCCGGGGTCACAAACGCCAAGCTCCATTTTGTGCTCTCTCCCTCGGCGATTTCTGGGGTGTTTCGCTGTAAACAGTGAGTTACctactctaaaaaaaaaaaaaaaaggtagcaaATAATAAGAACTGACGAGAGTATTTTCTAGTATGTATATGAGTCGAATTCACTCTAATATTATTAATCAAAGCTCAGAATATTATCCAAAAATATtagccggaagatattttttgattttttcagtcttatataagtatccaaaattttCTTACCGAATAACCAATATAAAACTAAACACACTCTCGCACGGGCTCTCACAATAATACTTCCTCAATGGATGCATCACAGGCTGGTTATGCAGCACATAATAATGATCACGGTTAGTGTTAATTGATGTTTTAGTCTGATGATCTTATGGATAGTCATAACTCAAGTTAAACTGTAGTGATCCAATGGCCAACACCAATCCACGCTGGCACTGGTTGTACTCGTCTATGGTTAGACATGATCGAATTTTTTTTAGCTTGAATTAATATGAGCATGAAGAGATATTGTTCGGTCCAAAAAACATGCTAGGACAGTTCTGCTAAGCTCGATAAGGCTCAGGCATGGTTCTACCTTCTAGGTTATAGGTATTTctacaattaatgtgcatgAAAGATTTCGATAGGTCCAGAAAGAATGCAaggaaatttttttaatcaacTTTTAAAGTGGATTGAATGCATGTCATTGTTGCACAATCAATGAAAATTTGCTATGTATTCCTATTGTTGGATTTCTTGTAAGAAATTCCTACTCAAACTGGAAATAATTATCATATACCTCCAAATTCCAGCATGAATTTCAAATCATGTACCACGTTCAGCATAGCGAAAAATAAAAGATTCCACTTTGACCCAATCCTATAATGGCACTTGAATTCTCTTGATAGGCTACCAGCATAatactataaattattaatctaataccAGTTGCATGTTGAAAACATGTCAAGGGGGACAAGAGTTAAAAGAGGAGTCCGTCACTAATTAATTAGAGTGGcaaatttttctctttctcaTTTTCTTGGTTTTGGCATGTGTATCCTGTACATGGATAAGGAAATGAAATGAAAGGATGCAAGAAAATGGTGATTAAAAAGTTTCCAACTGGCAAATGTATAAGAAAACAATTTGAATTGGACAAGGGAGTGAAAGACACAATTAAAGGATACACAAGTTATGAATATTTTTCATGTACTTTCTCGACGACCAATTCTCAACAAGTATACCCTAGTTTTGTAGAGGTTAATTCTCACACTATTCATTGGGTCAAGATTGGAAGATGCATTTTGTGGTATAAGCCCTAGTCATGGAAATTCTTATTTCAATCATTCATTCATTCGATTTGTCGATCCATTAATCATACAAATGTTTTATTGGTTTTTCTCTTTATCATATGACATAGACCTAATTCCTAATTTGACGAATATGACCTAAGGACAATGATAGGATACTGCACCAAACTATACAAGCATAAGGTAGCTCGGCATTATTTAGCTCATGCAGCACCCTCCGATTAGTTCCTCCGAACTGACACCACATAACATATCATACAGTTAGCAAAGAAAAAACTCTGCatcaccttaatgattcttTTAAGTGAGATTTTTGAGTTACTAAATAAGTTCTTGATTGTTTCAAAAACATAAAATTTGGTGCATGTTCATATCATTTCTCATGGCGGCCTGTTTGGTTTTCTCATTTTATGAAAATCATTTTCATAAAACTCAAATTGTATAAAGGCAGGTTTTAGATTTGGCGATCAAAAAAACTTATTTTATTCGAGAAAAAAGAGAGCCAAGATTAGATTCTTAAAGCACATGAGAGGACATTTCTTTTGTGAGGAGAGTTCTTAGAGCAGACAGGGTTCACCTTGAGGAGGGACTCTTCCacggtgatcgattggatataGGGAGTGGATCGTTATGGGGACGGTCACCTGTTGATCAAtaagactcgcaaactggacaGGGAGATAGAGTTTTTTCCGGCAGCATACATATTTCGAAAGGCAAACAGAGATGcagattgggttgcctccttcGTTGCTTAGCATTTCGGAGATTTCTTCTAGACCACGACCGATAAGATTCCTTCTTCACtgtatcactttttttttttctgacttAGCTGGCTGTACTCATTTaagagctatatgaaatgccatttttatccaaaaaaaaaaaaaaagcacatgAAATGAACAATAATCCCACAATGGATATAAGTGCATCACATGGTCATATCTCCTGTAGCTTCCAAGCAGAGATATTATTCCTAAAGGCTGAATGGACAAGAAAAAAAGTCTCCATGATTGAAGGAGAGTGTTAAGACTTGTTGCCACTTGGGTGAGAGAGGTACTTGCGATCTCCTTGCTAAAGAGGAGAACAAGGACGAATATTTACCACCTTTAGGGAGTATATTTACAATATGGCCTTAGAAGGTAATGCACCGTATGCTATGCTTCGAGGGACTTGGTTTTACAAAAAAACATGATTCctaaaatttttcataaaacttGATACCATATTcaacaaaaattaaatttaatattttctaaaaaattggCCATCTCAGTACCAAATCCTATAATAATATCAAGCTGATACCGTGTCGGCATGTCTCGTATAAGAGTTGGTTCAACATACCGAAATACTCCTGTCTAGATACGATATGATACGTAATAGATTTTAttgctttttatttttgttaaaatttatcaaataaaaaGAGCCTAGTATGCAAAACAAAACGGGAAGCTCATTTTCTAAAACAACAAGAAACCTTTCGAATTTTGCTTTTACGAATGCGATTGCAAGTGGGTCCTCCgcttgtgtgtgtatatgtgtgtgtatatatatatatatgtatgtatgtatgtatgtatgtatgggaCACGTATATGACATCATCAGTGAGCAGCAACGTCTTTTTGGGCATCGTGGTGGATGAAACGGACACGGCTCCCTCGCTTTAattccagattttttttttttttttttgatggaactTGAATCCGGATATTTCAAAGATAAGGAATTCCCTGAAGGATATCTTGTGATGCGCATGCCTTCCCTGGTTGCTATCAGGACTCAGTTTGTCCAACCATTCCTATCTAagttccgaagaagaaggtGCATGGAGAGGAGGAAACACTAGAAACAGTCCCCTTTAGGGGCTGCGGGCTGGTGTCATGGTTGTCCTTATTAGCtaggcctctctctctctctctctctctctctctctctctctctctctctctatatatatatatatatatatatatatatatatatatatataggtagatagatacatccatacatACACCTTTTCAAAGCTTTTGACGTTGGGAACAGGCATTCTGGTAGCCTGTGCAATCAGCCCATAAACTTTTGGAAATAAGGCAATTTCTTTGGTCAGCCAGGACATTGGCTAGGTTTTGGCAATCTGAGGACGGCATGGAGGCAGAGCGTCTGAGGATGGCGACCACGTCTTCATCATAACAAGCCTGCATGGGTGTGGCAGGCTTAATATTAGTTATTAGTTTGAAACAGTCGTCATTCTGTAATCAAAGTTGCATGCATGGGTTGACAAAATTGTTACATAAATTGGACAGTTATGGAAATTGTGCTAcgccttgattttttttttttatataagatAAGTGTCGCACATAAATGATAATTTCGAGACTCTACCTAGTAACAAGAGGTTCTAGATTTGAATTTTAGATGGTCAATTCAATTACTAAAATTTATGTGGTTATAGTGCGTGCGGTtggatgtttcttttttttctccaaaaatcaaaaattttataatgAAGGGTATTACTTGGCTTAAATGATGGCTTTATGCAGGAAATAGCTCATGAATATTTTCTTACATTAGTGGTGGTGGTGGCTGGTACAAGTAGCTTAACTAAGATGACTGTTGCTTGTGCCCTTTCTTTAAAAGTTATTTAGTAGACACAACGCTAACTTGTTTCATTCTTGAACCAAATGTTGCCCTAAAATACAAGGAAGGAAATGCTAATTTGATTGGCTTAGCTACAAGGATTTTTCAAGTCGTGCAATAGCATTTTAACATGAATTGGGACTACGCAATGGTCATACTCCTCTTAGTATTGAAACCTAGATAATTATAATGCAAATTagtcttctttcctctctctttttttcaaaatatatatgcatacatgcatacgtACTCGCACATACATGTTTAGATTGATATTGCTGGAATATTCCAACGTAAATAGTTATTTGGCAAATTTGGTATACGAATGTATAAGGTGGGTTACTTATGCCTTGGATGATACCATCTTTCAATGAAATTTGTAATTGCTTGCAAGCGAAGCCACTAATTTTTGATATGTGTTGCCTGCTTGAACTAGAATTTGTTTGCTATCCATCCCAACCATACATTGAGTGGCGATTGCGGGCAACTTAATGTAGCGTTGCAGGTTGTGATGTACATTTAGTTTTttaaggaagaaagagaagccCTTCAAAAACTAAATTATACATGCACGTATAAATAATGGCTGTGGCATCACCTAGTTCACATTAATAGATATGCAGTATTTTGTTGCATAATGTGAACTTTTAGttattttctttatctctccttgctgtttttcctttcttatATTTATCTTCAGCTATAAAGTCACAGATGGGACTAGGATTTTACAAAAAATTCCCTGAAGACCATCTttaattctttcttttccctctttctttgcctatacctgattaaaaattaaatcaggttTATCACggataaaaaataatttcatcaaaaacaagaaCGGTATTTGAAATCGAACTAACCATGGAGAGATTGCATATACCTTCCCTTTTTGCCCAAGTAACTTTTGCAGCAGCATCCTCATCAAAAGGTACTACTATTTCAGAATCTACATCATATCCATTTGTTTCCAATGCTCTTCGAAGAATGCAATCCTGGATGACTGCAGCACGATGAAAAAAGGCAATTTGATGGACTATTTTCTTCTACAGTTCCTTTGTCATGGGGCTCGGCTACTTCCTGCAACATCTATTATATGAGGCTTGATCTTAAATTTGTAATACCTTGATGGATCCCATGTAATTGATTATAGTTAggtagcctcctcctcctctttcaagCTAAAGACTTTTTTATTTCCAACGAGGAAAACTTGGAGCCTCTTtctgccagaaa
Proteins encoded in this window:
- the LOC103712235 gene encoding trihelix transcription factor GTL1-like yields the protein MQSGYGSVSEIQQFMMENCGSSIFSISSATPPNPSVATGAADIHAATSQPLRYRPLHHAHPSPHHHQQQQPQTPSPLPPHFSHFHSIPITQQLFQQSHQFQLFHPQPQEQRRLIPQHQLGLDQESGPENSTGGGGGGGGGGGGPSFLAATMNFKLAVNESSGGGSREGLNDEDSILQGDEGSESRLHHHWQREEESAIKEPPWRPLDIDYVNRSNKRYKEKEPETPTNKYCKKSKEGAEPDPGGHINGGGGSNYKLFSELEAIYKPGGSTMGGGGANRAGSGSALTGDETALMPAANNPPGLPADHLVGGSETSAGEEAPVKKFSKGSGRRKRKRRQQKQLSSIAAFFENLVKQLMDHQESLHRKFLEVMERRDQERTVREESWRRQEAAKSSREAAARAQERALASSREAAIISFLEKITGETLRLPEKPQFEVQFPKEPAETTENLPAEPSTAVNNGDSSANKVHFNASRWPKAEVHALIRVRSGLESRFQEPGLKGPLWEEVSATMAAMGYHRSAKRCKEKWENINKYFRKTKESGKKRPQHSKTCPYFHQLDQLYSKSLNKSQPASSSSPNANVASATTSGTATDQGKDHCELLDAIIVSTDQQGFKFPDMSSLQFDFNGKGKDSNDLHRQAGNNGEEDEDDDDEEGGGREKAEEREEGEGESQVQPHQEEHHQHDSSLFFQCLQS